The following are encoded in a window of Cryobacterium sp. CG_9.6 genomic DNA:
- a CDS encoding class I SAM-dependent methyltransferase, protein MTEHHMDEPAFDAAYWDTRYRDSTSVWSGNPNPVLVSEAAELAPGRALDIGSGEGADAIWLAARGWATTAVDISNVALDRAADRARAADPDIAARIEWLQQDIVDWTPPPATFDLITSQFMHLPSAQRVVLFARLAAAVAPGGTLLIVGHHPSDMESGVHRPPRADLFFTPESIAETLDPAQWEILVTDARARTVVGTDGAPTTIHDAVLRAQRRPSAI, encoded by the coding sequence ATGACTGAACACCACATGGATGAGCCCGCCTTCGATGCCGCCTACTGGGACACCCGTTACCGCGACAGCACCTCGGTGTGGAGTGGCAACCCGAACCCCGTCCTCGTGAGTGAGGCCGCCGAACTCGCGCCCGGTCGGGCCCTCGACATCGGCAGCGGCGAGGGAGCGGATGCCATCTGGCTCGCCGCCCGAGGCTGGGCCACCACCGCCGTCGACATTTCCAATGTCGCCCTCGATCGCGCCGCCGACCGAGCGCGCGCCGCGGACCCGGACATCGCTGCTCGCATCGAGTGGTTGCAACAGGACATCGTGGACTGGACGCCACCCCCGGCCACATTCGATCTCATCACCTCGCAGTTCATGCATCTGCCGAGCGCTCAACGAGTGGTCCTGTTCGCACGCCTGGCTGCAGCCGTTGCGCCGGGCGGCACTCTGCTGATCGTGGGCCATCATCCGTCGGACATGGAGTCCGGGGTGCATCGCCCACCGCGCGCCGACCTATTTTTCACCCCGGAGAGCATCGCCGAGACCCTCGACCCGGCGCAGTGGGAGATTCTTGTGACCGACGCCCGTGCACGCACTGTCGTCGGCACTGACGGTGCGCCCACGACCATCCACGACGCGGTACTTCGCGCCCAGCGGCGACCATCTGCTATTTGA
- the glmM gene encoding phosphoglucosamine mutase has product MSRLFGTDGVRGLANRDLTAGLALSLAQASAAVLTTGRRATARLAEGRRPVAVVARDPRISGEFLTAAVSAGLASSGVDVLDAGVIPTPAAAFLIADIGADFGVMISASHNAAPDNGIKIFAYGGTKLPDDVEDRIESYIGRDTLMPIGGDVGRVRRFADAEDRYVVHLLGTLPNPLAGIHVVLDCAHGAAAGVSPQVFTDAGARLTVIGADPDGLNINDGVGSTHLDNLARAVLEHGADIGIAHDGDADRCLAVDREGNIIDGDQIMAILAVSMAERGVLKDRTLVATVMSNLGLRKAMAENDIRVVQTKVGDRYVLEELNAHGYSLGGEQSGHVIMTEFATTGDGILTGLHLVAEMARTGKTIAELASVMTVYPQILVNVRGVDRSALVSDDVIAAAVVAAEAELGDTGRVLLRPSGTEPMVRVMVEAADQPTADRLAQQLAALVLERLAN; this is encoded by the coding sequence ATGTCTCGACTATTCGGCACGGACGGCGTTCGGGGCCTGGCCAACCGTGATCTCACGGCTGGCCTGGCCCTGAGCCTTGCCCAGGCCAGCGCAGCAGTATTGACCACCGGTCGTCGTGCCACCGCACGCCTCGCCGAGGGTCGCCGCCCGGTAGCAGTGGTCGCCCGCGACCCCCGCATCTCCGGAGAATTTCTGACGGCCGCAGTCTCGGCCGGACTTGCCAGCAGTGGCGTCGATGTTCTCGACGCCGGGGTCATCCCCACCCCTGCCGCAGCCTTTCTGATCGCCGACATCGGCGCCGACTTTGGTGTGATGATTTCCGCCTCACACAATGCGGCCCCCGACAACGGCATCAAGATCTTCGCCTATGGCGGAACCAAACTTCCCGACGATGTCGAGGACCGCATTGAGTCCTACATCGGCCGCGACACGCTTATGCCCATCGGTGGCGATGTCGGCCGCGTGCGCCGGTTCGCCGACGCCGAGGACCGCTACGTCGTGCATCTGCTCGGCACCCTGCCGAACCCGCTTGCTGGCATTCACGTGGTGCTCGACTGTGCTCACGGCGCCGCTGCCGGAGTGTCACCCCAGGTTTTCACCGATGCCGGCGCTCGCCTCACGGTGATCGGCGCCGACCCCGACGGCCTCAATATCAACGACGGCGTGGGTTCGACTCACCTCGACAACCTCGCCAGGGCCGTGCTTGAACACGGGGCAGACATCGGCATCGCCCACGACGGCGACGCGGACCGCTGCCTCGCCGTTGACCGCGAGGGCAACATCATCGATGGTGACCAGATCATGGCCATTCTCGCCGTGTCCATGGCTGAGCGTGGAGTGCTGAAAGACCGCACCCTCGTCGCCACGGTCATGAGCAACCTCGGCCTGCGTAAGGCCATGGCCGAGAACGACATCCGTGTCGTGCAGACCAAGGTCGGCGACCGGTACGTGCTCGAGGAACTCAACGCACACGGCTATTCCCTGGGCGGCGAGCAGTCCGGACACGTCATCATGACGGAGTTCGCCACGACCGGCGATGGCATTCTCACCGGGCTGCACCTCGTTGCCGAAATGGCGCGCACCGGCAAAACAATTGCCGAGCTCGCCTCGGTGATGACTGTCTACCCGCAGATTCTCGTGAATGTGCGTGGCGTCGACCGTTCGGCTCTCGTGTCGGACGACGTGATTGCCGCGGCCGTCGTTGCCGCCGAGGCGGAACTCGGCGACACCGGACGTGTGCTGCTTCGGCCCTCGGGCACCGAGCCCATGGTTCGCGTCATGGTTGAGGCTGCCGATCAGCCCACCGCGGACCGCCTTGCGCAGCAGCTGGCCGCGCTCGTTCTCGAGCGCCTCGCGAACTAG
- the rpsI gene encoding 30S ribosomal protein S9 — translation MAQIADQIDATPESYSTETPAETVTKAPRAVLNVPGAAVGRRKQAIARVRIVPGSGTIVVNGREFADYFPNKLHQQLINDPFKVLDLLGSYDVIARITGGGPSGQAGALRLGIARSLNLIDEENNRAILKKNGFLSRDARVKERKKAGLKKARKAPQFSKR, via the coding sequence GTGGCGCAGATCGCAGACCAGATTGACGCAACTCCCGAGAGCTACTCGACCGAGACTCCCGCGGAGACTGTAACCAAGGCGCCTCGCGCCGTCCTCAACGTTCCCGGCGCAGCCGTGGGCCGTCGCAAGCAGGCCATTGCCCGCGTGCGTATCGTCCCCGGCTCCGGAACCATCGTTGTGAACGGCCGCGAGTTCGCCGATTACTTCCCCAACAAGCTGCACCAGCAGCTCATCAACGACCCGTTCAAGGTTCTTGACCTTCTCGGCTCGTACGATGTCATCGCTCGCATCACCGGTGGTGGCCCCTCCGGCCAGGCTGGCGCGCTTCGCCTCGGCATTGCTCGCTCGCTCAACCTGATCGACGAAGAGAACAACCGCGCCATCCTGAAGAAGAACGGCTTCCTGAGCCGCGACGCTCGCGTCAAGGAGCGTAAGAAGGCTGGACTCAAGAAGGCCCGCAAGGCGCCTCAGTTCTCTAAGCGCTAA
- the rplM gene encoding 50S ribosomal protein L13, with product MTRTYTPKASELQHDWVVIDATDIVLGRLASHAAILLRGKHKATFSPHMDGGDFVIIVNADKIALTGKKLDLKIAYRHSGYPGGLTATNYSEMLEKHPTRAVEKAIRGMLPKNSLGRAQLTKLKVYAGPEHPHSAQQPKPYTLGQVAQ from the coding sequence GTGACGCGCACTTACACCCCCAAGGCAAGCGAACTCCAGCACGACTGGGTTGTCATCGATGCCACCGATATCGTTCTCGGACGTCTGGCCAGCCACGCGGCAATTCTGCTGCGCGGCAAGCACAAGGCAACCTTCTCCCCGCACATGGATGGTGGCGACTTCGTCATCATCGTGAACGCGGACAAGATTGCATTGACCGGCAAGAAGCTCGACCTCAAGATCGCCTACCGCCACTCCGGTTACCCGGGCGGCCTCACGGCAACCAACTACTCCGAGATGCTCGAGAAGCACCCCACGCGTGCGGTTGAAAAGGCGATTCGCGGCATGCTGCCGAAGAACTCGCTCGGCCGTGCACAGCTGACGAAGCTCAAGGTCTACGCCGGCCCCGAGCACCCGCACTCCGCTCAGCAGCCCAAGCCGTACACCCTCGGCCAGGTCGCGCAGTAG
- a CDS encoding tRNA pseudouridine synthase A, with the protein MNLLAPRVGPPWPAATRIRLDIAYDGTDFAGWASQPGFRTVQAQIEEGLATILRRFPPHPTLIVAGRTDAGVHARGQVAHFDLTPEQADALVRAKRGTGDRPPLPLAVAVQRRLSGVLVTQPDIVLRRATVVPTSFDARFSALWRRYEYRISDLHALRDPQQRLRTTWHPGKLDVDLMDAGAANLVGLHDFAAYCKPRPGATTIRTLQDFQWRRDDDGVLIATLTADAFCHSMVRALVGACVSVGEGKLDAARLVNLHIERARITEFKVMPPEGLTLMDVGYPEDAALGIRSLETRNRRALPTL; encoded by the coding sequence GTGAATCTCTTAGCGCCTCGTGTCGGCCCACCCTGGCCCGCGGCCACGCGCATCCGCCTCGACATCGCCTATGACGGCACAGATTTCGCGGGTTGGGCGAGCCAGCCCGGCTTCCGAACCGTGCAGGCCCAGATCGAAGAGGGCCTCGCGACCATTCTGCGCCGGTTCCCGCCGCACCCCACCCTGATTGTGGCCGGCAGAACGGATGCCGGTGTGCACGCGCGCGGGCAGGTCGCCCACTTCGATCTCACGCCCGAACAGGCCGACGCGCTCGTGCGGGCTAAGCGGGGCACCGGCGATCGCCCGCCCCTTCCGCTCGCCGTCGCGGTGCAGCGCCGTCTCAGCGGTGTGCTCGTGACGCAACCCGACATTGTGCTGCGCCGGGCCACCGTGGTTCCCACCAGTTTCGATGCCCGGTTCTCTGCGCTGTGGCGACGGTACGAGTACCGCATCTCCGATCTGCATGCACTGCGTGACCCGCAACAGCGTCTGCGCACCACGTGGCATCCGGGAAAGCTTGATGTCGACCTGATGGATGCCGGTGCGGCCAACCTGGTGGGACTGCACGACTTTGCCGCGTACTGCAAACCCCGGCCCGGTGCCACGACCATTCGAACGCTGCAGGATTTTCAGTGGCGTCGAGACGACGACGGGGTGCTCATTGCCACCCTCACAGCGGATGCCTTTTGCCACAGCATGGTGCGCGCCCTCGTGGGTGCGTGCGTGTCGGTGGGGGAGGGCAAGCTCGACGCCGCACGACTCGTGAATCTGCACATTGAGCGGGCACGCATCACGGAGTTCAAGGTGATGCCCCCCGAAGGCCTCACGCTGATGGACGTGGGCTACCCCGAGGACGCAGCCCTCGGCATCCGCTCGCTGGAGACCCGTAATCGGCGCGCGCTTCCCACCCTCTGA